A genomic region of Bombus pyrosoma isolate SC7728 linkage group LG6, ASM1482585v1, whole genome shotgun sequence contains the following coding sequences:
- the LOC122568694 gene encoding UDP-galactose transporter senju isoform X2: MFSSIWYRLLKFRNNFYVTFCIIVTWSQRDGHYEYNIIMVVLMTEILKLFTSIILYCKDNSFGSLCQEVTENKKVLLLYMIPSFLYCLYNNLAFINLAIFDPTTYYVLLQFRVVMTGIIFQVVFNKKLSLKQWFSLVLLTIGCMVKHIELDFSVNIFNAKINLSSNIILVFIQTICSCLAGVYNEYLLKEQGANINIFVQNVFMYIDSIFCNLIVFILFFMSANNASNMLNNADLGILMQPKIIIIMLNNTAIGIITSFFLKNLNSILKTFASALELIFTAVLCWLIFSIPIHLNTVLSIAMVSYAVILYSQNPVQNTWTKERAKADNIV; encoded by the exons ATGTTTAGTAGCATATGGTACAGATTActgaaatttcgtaataatttctatgtaacgtttt gTATTATTGTAACTTGGTCTCAAAGAGATGGTCactatgaatataatattattatggtAGTATTGATGacagaaatattaaagttatttaCTTCTATAATACTCTACTGTAAAga CAATAGCTTTGGAAGTTTGTGCCAAGAAGTAACGGAAAATAAGAAAg TGCTATTGCTGTACATGATACCATCATTTTTGTATTGTTTATACAATAATCTGGCATTTATTAATTTGGCCATATTTGATCCAACAACTTACTATGTGTTGTTGCAATTTCGTGTTGTCATGACTGGAATTATTTTCCAG GTTGTTTTTAACAAGAAATTATCATTGAAACAATGGTTTTCGCTAGTATTATTGACTATTGGATGTATGGTGAAACATATAGAATTGGACTTTAGtgtcaatatatttaatgctaaaattaatttgagtAGTAACATCATTTTAGTGTTTATACAG ACAATTTGCTCCTGCCTAGCTGGAGTTTACAACGAATATTTACTTAAAGAGCAAGGGGCAAAcatcaatatttttgtacaaaatgtgTTTATGTATATTGATAGTATCTTTTGTAACCTTATagtttttatactattttttatgTCAGCAAATAACGCCTCTAATATGTTAAACAATGCTGATCTTGGTATACTTATGCAaccaaaaataataataataatgctgAATAATACAGCAATAGGAATTATCACAAgttttttcttgaaaaactTGAACTCTATCTTAAAAACTTTCGCTAGTGCGTTAGAACTGATATTCACAGCGGTTTTATGCTGGCTGATATTTAGTATTCCAATCCATTTAAATACCGTACTTTCGATCGCTATGGTAAGTTATGCAGTTATATTGTATTCGCAAAATCCAGTACAAAATACCTGGACCAAAGAACGAGCAAAGGCTGATAACATAGTTTAG
- the LOC122568694 gene encoding UDP-galactose transporter senju isoform X1, which translates to MGTINWGELFPGRWSPVIFISYMALFVNQGIIVTWSQRDGHYEYNIIMVVLMTEILKLFTSIILYCKDNSFGSLCQEVTENKKVLLLYMIPSFLYCLYNNLAFINLAIFDPTTYYVLLQFRVVMTGIIFQVVFNKKLSLKQWFSLVLLTIGCMVKHIELDFSVNIFNAKINLSSNIILVFIQTICSCLAGVYNEYLLKEQGANINIFVQNVFMYIDSIFCNLIVFILFFMSANNASNMLNNADLGILMQPKIIIIMLNNTAIGIITSFFLKNLNSILKTFASALELIFTAVLCWLIFSIPIHLNTVLSIAMVSYAVILYSQNPVQNTWTKERAKADNIV; encoded by the exons ATGGGAACCATCAATTGGGGTGAATTATTCCCAGGAAGATGGAGTcctgtcatttttatttcatacatGGCCCTGTTTGTGAACCAAG gTATTATTGTAACTTGGTCTCAAAGAGATGGTCactatgaatataatattattatggtAGTATTGATGacagaaatattaaagttatttaCTTCTATAATACTCTACTGTAAAga CAATAGCTTTGGAAGTTTGTGCCAAGAAGTAACGGAAAATAAGAAAg TGCTATTGCTGTACATGATACCATCATTTTTGTATTGTTTATACAATAATCTGGCATTTATTAATTTGGCCATATTTGATCCAACAACTTACTATGTGTTGTTGCAATTTCGTGTTGTCATGACTGGAATTATTTTCCAG GTTGTTTTTAACAAGAAATTATCATTGAAACAATGGTTTTCGCTAGTATTATTGACTATTGGATGTATGGTGAAACATATAGAATTGGACTTTAGtgtcaatatatttaatgctaaaattaatttgagtAGTAACATCATTTTAGTGTTTATACAG ACAATTTGCTCCTGCCTAGCTGGAGTTTACAACGAATATTTACTTAAAGAGCAAGGGGCAAAcatcaatatttttgtacaaaatgtgTTTATGTATATTGATAGTATCTTTTGTAACCTTATagtttttatactattttttatgTCAGCAAATAACGCCTCTAATATGTTAAACAATGCTGATCTTGGTATACTTATGCAaccaaaaataataataataatgctgAATAATACAGCAATAGGAATTATCACAAgttttttcttgaaaaactTGAACTCTATCTTAAAAACTTTCGCTAGTGCGTTAGAACTGATATTCACAGCGGTTTTATGCTGGCTGATATTTAGTATTCCAATCCATTTAAATACCGTACTTTCGATCGCTATGGTAAGTTATGCAGTTATATTGTATTCGCAAAATCCAGTACAAAATACCTGGACCAAAGAACGAGCAAAGGCTGATAACATAGTTTAG
- the LOC122568694 gene encoding UDP-galactose transporter senju isoform X3, with translation MVVLMTEILKLFTSIILYCKDNSFGSLCQEVTENKKVLLLYMIPSFLYCLYNNLAFINLAIFDPTTYYVLLQFRVVMTGIIFQVVFNKKLSLKQWFSLVLLTIGCMVKHIELDFSVNIFNAKINLSSNIILVFIQTICSCLAGVYNEYLLKEQGANINIFVQNVFMYIDSIFCNLIVFILFFMSANNASNMLNNADLGILMQPKIIIIMLNNTAIGIITSFFLKNLNSILKTFASALELIFTAVLCWLIFSIPIHLNTVLSIAMVSYAVILYSQNPVQNTWTKERAKADNIV, from the exons atggtAGTATTGATGacagaaatattaaagttatttaCTTCTATAATACTCTACTGTAAAga CAATAGCTTTGGAAGTTTGTGCCAAGAAGTAACGGAAAATAAGAAAg TGCTATTGCTGTACATGATACCATCATTTTTGTATTGTTTATACAATAATCTGGCATTTATTAATTTGGCCATATTTGATCCAACAACTTACTATGTGTTGTTGCAATTTCGTGTTGTCATGACTGGAATTATTTTCCAG GTTGTTTTTAACAAGAAATTATCATTGAAACAATGGTTTTCGCTAGTATTATTGACTATTGGATGTATGGTGAAACATATAGAATTGGACTTTAGtgtcaatatatttaatgctaaaattaatttgagtAGTAACATCATTTTAGTGTTTATACAG ACAATTTGCTCCTGCCTAGCTGGAGTTTACAACGAATATTTACTTAAAGAGCAAGGGGCAAAcatcaatatttttgtacaaaatgtgTTTATGTATATTGATAGTATCTTTTGTAACCTTATagtttttatactattttttatgTCAGCAAATAACGCCTCTAATATGTTAAACAATGCTGATCTTGGTATACTTATGCAaccaaaaataataataataatgctgAATAATACAGCAATAGGAATTATCACAAgttttttcttgaaaaactTGAACTCTATCTTAAAAACTTTCGCTAGTGCGTTAGAACTGATATTCACAGCGGTTTTATGCTGGCTGATATTTAGTATTCCAATCCATTTAAATACCGTACTTTCGATCGCTATGGTAAGTTATGCAGTTATATTGTATTCGCAAAATCCAGTACAAAATACCTGGACCAAAGAACGAGCAAAGGCTGATAACATAGTTTAG